One Kitasatospora sp. NBC_01287 DNA window includes the following coding sequences:
- a CDS encoding alkaline phosphatase family protein, with amino-acid sequence MRALGAVLALLGGLLAVVQPAGAATTSGNLIVNGGAEAGYCTKDWTAATTLPGWTVLSGSPDVVCYSVGSLGHPASPAPGTAFFAPGNQGDGAIEQSVDVSSAASAIDGGGISYNLSGWLGGWTTYAGHVQVTLQFQNASGAQLGSTATLPTVTTADRSSATEFLARSSTGAVPAGTRSILVEAQFLQSSSEAGYLDNLSLTLNTPVTAATLAPPVSKVPGYDHVFMVMMENTDYNQVMGDPADTPYLHSLMAQGASMSNYHAVYHPSDENYLAVAGGDTYTTGATYYPNINDPGTNLGDRLEAAGKSWKAYEQGMGTPCNTSTQYDAKYEPDDAPFINYTDVSGNAARCAAHLFDTTQLTTDLQSAATTPAFSWLAADDYYDGEASGNGSATSLKTQDGWLKQTLAPIMQSPAWTTQKSLLIVTWDEDESQGGNQVAAIVDGSQGTVPAGTTSATRYDHYSTARTIEAALGVPGITANDTYATPLNDAFVPGSAPAPANTLTTATPSVANGSSVTFQYSTPPATAGSTNWIGIYPTGVTPGSQSSITWQYAPNGSGSLTFDTSKLSGAGNYAVWYLYDDGYTALAGPLALTVS; translated from the coding sequence ATGCGAGCGCTCGGCGCGGTCCTCGCCCTGCTGGGCGGACTGCTCGCGGTGGTGCAGCCCGCGGGTGCGGCGACCACCAGTGGGAACCTGATCGTGAACGGCGGTGCCGAGGCCGGCTACTGCACCAAGGACTGGACCGCGGCCACCACCCTGCCGGGCTGGACGGTGCTCTCCGGCAGCCCGGACGTGGTCTGCTACTCCGTCGGCAGCCTGGGCCACCCGGCGAGCCCGGCGCCCGGCACCGCCTTCTTCGCCCCCGGCAACCAGGGCGACGGCGCGATCGAGCAGAGCGTCGACGTCTCCTCCGCCGCGAGCGCCATCGACGGCGGCGGCATCAGCTACAACCTCTCCGGCTGGCTCGGCGGCTGGACCACCTACGCGGGCCACGTCCAGGTCACGCTGCAGTTCCAGAACGCCTCCGGGGCGCAGCTCGGCTCGACGGCCACGCTGCCCACCGTCACCACCGCGGACCGCTCCAGCGCCACCGAGTTCCTGGCCCGCAGCAGCACGGGTGCCGTCCCGGCCGGCACCCGGTCGATCCTGGTCGAGGCGCAGTTCCTGCAGAGTTCGAGCGAGGCCGGCTACCTGGACAACCTCTCGCTGACCCTGAACACCCCGGTCACCGCCGCCACCCTGGCGCCCCCGGTCTCCAAGGTGCCGGGCTACGACCACGTCTTCATGGTCATGATGGAGAACACCGACTACAACCAGGTGATGGGCGACCCGGCGGACACCCCGTACCTGCACAGCCTGATGGCGCAGGGCGCCTCGATGAGCAACTACCACGCGGTCTACCACCCCAGCGACGAGAACTACCTGGCCGTCGCGGGCGGTGACACCTACACCACCGGTGCCACCTACTACCCGAACATCAACGACCCGGGCACCAACCTGGGCGACCGGCTGGAGGCCGCCGGGAAGAGCTGGAAGGCCTACGAGCAGGGCATGGGCACGCCCTGCAACACCAGCACCCAGTACGACGCGAAGTACGAGCCGGACGACGCGCCGTTCATCAACTACACCGACGTCAGCGGCAACGCCGCCCGCTGCGCGGCGCACCTCTTCGACACCACCCAGCTGACCACCGACCTGCAGAGCGCGGCCACCACCCCGGCCTTCTCCTGGCTGGCCGCCGACGACTACTACGACGGCGAGGCCTCCGGCAACGGCAGCGCGACCAGCCTCAAGACGCAGGACGGCTGGCTGAAGCAGACCCTGGCCCCGATCATGCAGTCGCCGGCCTGGACCACGCAGAAGTCGCTGCTGATCGTCACCTGGGACGAGGACGAGAGCCAGGGCGGCAACCAGGTCGCCGCGATCGTCGACGGCTCGCAGGGCACCGTGCCGGCCGGAACCACCAGCGCCACCCGCTACGACCACTACAGCACCGCCCGCACCATTGAGGCGGCGCTCGGCGTGCCCGGCATCACCGCGAACGACACCTACGCGACGCCGCTCAACGACGCCTTCGTGCCCGGCTCCGCACCCGCGCCGGCCAACACGTTGACCACGGCCACGCCGAGCGTGGCGAACGGATCGAGCGTCACCTTCCAGTACTCGACGCCGCCGGCGACCGCCGGCTCGACCAACTGGATCGGCATCTACCCGACCGGCGTGACGCCCGGTTCGCAGTCCTCGATCACCTGGCAGTACGCGCCGAACGGCAGCGGCAGCCTGACCTTCGACACCAGCAAGCTGAGCGGCGCGGGCAACTACGCCGTCTGGTACCTCTACGACGACGGCTACACCGCGCTGGCCGGTCCGCTCGCCCTCACCGTGAGCTGA